One part of the Glycine max cultivar Williams 82 chromosome 14, Glycine_max_v4.0, whole genome shotgun sequence genome encodes these proteins:
- the LOC100809201 gene encoding coniferyl alcohol acyltransferase: protein MDGKVGEGEFIVSVTKEEIVVPELPMKEQWLPLSNLDLLIPPVDVSVFFCYKKPLPEKYYCFGTMVGSLKNALAQALVYYYPFAGEMVANTMGEPELFCSNRGVDFVEAVADVELQCLNLYNPDDTVEGKLVPRKKHGVLAVQATGLKCGGLVVACTFDHRIADAYSANMFLVSWAEAARPNKPIISAQPCFRRSLLTPRRPPSIHPLLHHMYVPVSALPPPSDPNKKLVFESEPLISRIYYVTSESLNRMQALASSNGTVKRTKLESFSAFLWKMVAEATASVDGKKNVAAKMGVVVDGRKMLCNDEKNMGSYFGNVLSIPYGGNAVDELVEKPLSWVAEKVHEFLKMGVTEDHFLGLVDWVEEHRPVPGLSRIYCGHGKEKGPSFVVSSGQRFPESKVDFGWGKPVFASYHFPWGGDSGYVMPMPCANGNGDWLVYMHLLKAHLNFMEVRAPQILRPFSWDYLLN, encoded by the exons ATGGATGGTAAGGTTGGAGAAGGAGAATTCATTGTGAGTGTGACCAAGGAGGAGATAGTGGTACCAGAGCTTCCAATGAAAGAGCAATGGCTGCCACTATCAAACCTTGATCTACTCATTCCCCCAGTGGACGTGAGTGTATTCTTCTGCTACAAAAAACCTTTGCCTGAAAAATATTATTGCTTTGGAACCATGGTGGGGTCACTGAAAAATGCACTGGCTCAGGCTCTGGTATACTATTACCCTTTTGCTGGTGAAATGGTGGCCAACACCATGGGTGAGCCTGAGCTGTTTTGCAGTAACCGTGGGGTAGATTTTGTTGAAGCTGTAGCTGATGTTGAACTACAGTGCCTCAACTTGTACAACCCTGATGACACTGTTGAAGGGAAGCTTGTACCAAGGAAGAAGCATGGCGTGCTTGCTGTTCAG GCAACTGGGCTTAAGTGTGGGGGTTTAGTAGTTGCATGTACTTTCGACCATCGCATAGCTGATGCCTACTCTGCGAACATGTTCCTCGTATCATGGGCCGAAGCAGCCCGGCCCAACAAGCCCATAATCTCAGCCCAGCCATGTTTCCGACGCTCCCTTCTCACCCCACGTCGCCCACCTTCCATCCACCCTTTACTCCACCACATGTACGTTCCCGTCTCGGCGCTACCTCCACCGTCAGATCCTAATAAGAAACTCGTGTTCGAATCTGAGCCACTCATCAGCCGCATATACTACGTCACAAGCGAATCCCTGAACCGCATGCAAGCACTAGCTAGCTCAAACGGTACCGTGAAGCGCACAAAGCTCGAGTCTTTCTCTGCATTCTTGTGGAAGATGGTTGCTGAAGCTACTGCTAGTGTTGATGGTAAGAAAAACGTTGCTGCGAAGATGGGTGTTGTGGTTGATGGAAGGAAGATGTTATGCAACGATGAAAAGAACATGGGTTCGTATTTTGGCAATGTTCTTTCGATTCCCTATGGTGGGAATGCGGTTGATGAGCTTGTGGAAAAGCCATTGAGTTGGGTGGCGGAGAAAGTTCATGAGTTTTTGAAGATGGGTGTGACAGAAGACCATTTTTTAGGGCTTGTTGATTGGGTTGAAGAACATCGACCTGTGCCTGGTTTGTCAAGGATTTATTGTGGgcatggaaaagaaaaaggaccTAGTTTTGTGGTTTCTTCAGGGCAAAGGTTTCCGGAGTCAAAGGTTGACTTTGGGTGGGGGAAGCCCGTGTTTGCATCGTACCATTTTCCTTGGGGTGGAGATTCTGGCTATGTCATGCCAATGCCTTGTGCTAATGGGAATGGTGATTGGTTGGTTTACATGCACCTTCTCAAGGCTCATTTGAATTTCATGGAAGTTAGGGCTCCTCAAATTCTTAGGCCTTTCTCTTGGGATTACCTCCTCAATTAA
- the LOC100811518 gene encoding phytoene synthase 2, chloroplastic gives MSGVLLWVSCGPKENINSLVSFSCRSSSGGERTQKRFSGISFASGTSAFSSAVAATETSRSSEERVYEVVLKQAALVKEHKRGTKIALDLDKDVEADFNNVDLLNAAYDRCGEVCAEYAKTFYLGTQLMTAERRKAIWAIYVWCRRTDELVDGPNASHITPGALDRWEQRLSDVFEGRPYDMYDAALSHTVSKYPVDIQPFKDMIEGMRVDLRKSRYNNFDELYLYCYYVAGTVGLMSVPVMGIAPESNASSESIYNAALALGIANQLTNILRDVGEDARRGRVYLPQDELAQAGLSDDDIFRGRVTDKWRKFMKGQIKRARMFFDEAERGVAELNSASRWPVWASLLLYRQILDSIEANDYNNFTKRAYVGKVKKLLSLPTAYGFSLLGPQKFTKMVRR, from the exons ATGTCTGGTGTTCTTCTTTGGGTGAGTTGTGGACCCAAAGAGAACATCAACTCCTTGGTGAGTTTTTCATGCAGGAGTAGTAGTGGTGGTGAAAGAACACAAAAGAGATTTTCTGGAATCAGTTTTGCTAGTGGTACTTCTGCTTTTTCAAGTGCAGTGGCAGCTACTGAGACTTCAAGATCTTCAGAGGAGAGGGTCTATGAAGTGGTTCTGAAGCAAGCAGCTTTGGTAAAAGAACACAAAAGGGGTACAAAAATAGCTTTGGATTTGGACAAAGATGTTGAGGCTGATTTCAACAATGTGGATCTGTTGAATGCGGCTTATGATCGGTGTGGTGAAGTTTGTGCTGAGTATGCCAAGACATTTTACTTAG GCACACAATTGATGACTGCAGAGCGCCGAAAAGCAATTTGGGCAATTTATG TGTGGTGCAGAAGAACTGATGAGCTAGTGGATGGCCCAAATGCTTCACACATCACCCCTGGGGCCTTGGACAGGTGGGAGCAACGATTGAGTGATGTTTTTGAAGGTCGACCCTATGATATGTATGATGCTGCCCTCTCACATACTGTCTCAAAGTACCCGGTTGATATTCAG CCCTTCAAGGACATGATCGAAGGGATGAGGGTGGACCTGAGAAAGTCAAGATACAATAACTTTGATGAGCTCTACCTTTACTGCTACTATGTTGCTGGGACAGTAGGCCTTATGAGTGTCCCAGTAATGGGGATAGCACCAGAATCAAATGCTTCATCAGAGAGCATTTATAATGCTGCATTGGCTCTAGGCATTGCAAATCAACTTACCAACATACTTAGAGATGTTGGAGAAGA TGCTAGAAGAGGAAGAGTATATCTCCCACAAGATGAATTGGCACAAGCTGGCCTTTCAGATGATGACATTTTCCGCGGAAGAGTTACAGACAAATGGCGGAAATTCATGAAGGGACAAATAAAGAGGGCGAGGATGTTTTTTGATGAGGCAGAGAGAGGGGTTGCAGAGCTCAACTCAGCTAGCAGGTGGCCTGTGTGGGCATCATTGTTGTTGTATAGGCAAATATTAGATTCCATTGAAGCCAATGATTATAATAACTTCACAAAAAGGGCATATGTAGGAAAAGTAAAGAAACTCTTGTCACTACCTACTGCCTATGGTTTTTCACTTCTAGGCCCTCAGAAGTTTACCAAAATGGTTAGGAGGTAA